In Archocentrus centrarchus isolate MPI-CPG fArcCen1 chromosome 1, fArcCen1, whole genome shotgun sequence, the following proteins share a genomic window:
- the cdk2ap2 gene encoding cyclin-dependent kinase 2-associated protein 2 — MSYKPIAPAPSGSNHTPPGSSVPSPSLPSSSNFRPAFSDFGPPSMGFVQPVKVSQGSTYSELLSVIEEMSREIRPTYAGSKSAMERLKRGIIHARALVRECLAETERSART, encoded by the exons ATGAGTTACAAACCCATTGCTCCTGCACCATCTGGCTCTAACCACACTCCACCGG GGTCTTCTGTGCCCTCTCCATCTCTTCCGTCATCGTCCAACTTCAGACCAGCCTTCAGTGACTTCGGCCCGCCCTCCATGGGCTTCGTTCAG CCTGTGAAAGTATCCCAAGGGTCCACCTACAGTGAGCTCCTGTCTGTCATTGAGGAGATGAGCCGTGAGATCAGGCCCACATACGCCGGGAGCAAGAGCGCTATGGAGAGGCTAAAGAGAG GTATAATCCATGCGCGTGCACTGGTCAGGGAGTGTCTGGCAGAGACGGAGAGAAGCGCCCGCACATAA